The following are encoded together in the Salmonella enterica subsp. enterica serovar Choleraesuis genome:
- a CDS encoding ferredoxin: MSRITLSISGAQLLCQDEHPSLLVALESHKVDVEYQCREGYCGSCRCRLVAGEVKWLTQPLACIQPDEILPCCCRAQGDIELEM; encoded by the coding sequence ATGAGCCGCATTACGCTTAGTATCTCCGGGGCGCAGCTGTTGTGTCAGGATGAGCACCCTTCCCTGCTGGTTGCCCTGGAGTCTCACAAGGTAGACGTGGAATATCAGTGCCGTGAAGGTTACTGCGGCTCCTGCCGCTGCCGGCTGGTTGCCGGTGAGGTTAAATGGTTAACCCAACCGCTGGCCTGCATTCAGCCTGATGAAATACTCCCCTGCTGCTGTCGGGCGCAGGGGGATATTGAACTGGAGATGTAA
- the nrdB gene encoding ribonucleoside-diphosphate reductase 1 subunit beta: protein MAYTTFSQTKNDQLKEPMFFGQPVNVARYDQQKYDIFEKLIEKQLSFFWRPEEVDVSRDRIDFQKLPEHEKHIFLSNLKYQTLLDSIQGRSPNVALLPLISIPELETWVETWAFSETIHSRSYTHIIRNIVNDPALVFDDIVTNDEILKRAKDISGYYDDLIEMSSYWHLLGEGTHQVEGKTVTVSLRELKKQLYLCLMSVNALEAIRFYVSFACSFAFAERELMEGNAKIIRLIARDEALHLTGTQHMLNLMRSGEDDPEMAEVAKECQQQCYDLFVLAAQQEKDWASYLFRDGSMIGLNRDILCQYVEYITNIRMQAVGLDLPFQTRSNPIPWINAWLVSDNVQVAPQEVEVSSYLVGQIDSVVDTDDLSNFQL, encoded by the coding sequence ATGGCTTACACCACTTTTTCTCAGACCAAAAATGACCAGCTCAAAGAGCCGATGTTCTTTGGCCAGCCAGTAAACGTGGCTCGTTACGACCAGCAGAAATACGATATCTTTGAAAAGCTTATCGAGAAACAGCTCTCCTTCTTCTGGCGCCCTGAAGAAGTTGATGTCTCGCGCGATCGTATCGACTTTCAAAAACTGCCAGAACACGAAAAGCATATCTTCCTGAGCAACTTAAAGTATCAGACCCTGCTGGACTCCATTCAGGGCCGCAGCCCGAACGTTGCGCTGCTACCGCTGATCTCTATTCCAGAGCTGGAAACGTGGGTCGAAACCTGGGCTTTCTCAGAGACGATTCACTCCCGCTCTTACACCCATATCATCCGTAATATCGTTAACGATCCGGCGCTGGTGTTCGACGACATCGTCACCAACGACGAAATCTTAAAACGCGCCAAAGATATCTCCGGCTATTACGACGATCTGATTGAGATGAGCAGCTACTGGCATCTGCTGGGCGAAGGTACGCATCAGGTTGAAGGTAAAACCGTCACCGTTTCTCTGCGCGAGCTGAAAAAACAGCTTTATCTATGCCTGATGAGTGTTAATGCGCTGGAAGCAATTCGTTTCTATGTCAGCTTCGCCTGCTCGTTTGCCTTCGCCGAGCGCGAACTCATGGAAGGAAACGCCAAGATTATCCGTCTGATCGCCCGCGATGAAGCCCTGCACCTGACCGGTACTCAGCATATGCTAAACCTGATGCGCAGTGGTGAAGACGATCCGGAAATGGCTGAAGTGGCTAAAGAGTGTCAGCAACAGTGCTACGACCTGTTCGTGCTGGCAGCTCAACAGGAAAAAGACTGGGCCAGCTACCTGTTCCGCGACGGCTCCATGATTGGCCTGAACCGCGATATTCTCTGCCAGTACGTGGAATACATTACCAATATTCGCATGCAGGCCGTCGGTCTTGACCTGCCATTCCAGACCCGCTCTAACCCAATTCCATGGATTAATGCCTGGCTGGTATCGGACAACGTGCAGGTGGCTCCACAGGAAGTTGAGGTCAGCTCCTATCTGGTTGGTCAAATCGATTCGGTGGTCGATACCGACGATCTGAGCAATTTCCAGCTGTAA